In a genomic window of Bradyrhizobium sp. LLZ17:
- a CDS encoding Bug family tripartite tricarboxylate transporter substrate binding protein, translating into MITRRHFLQTAACAAAALAAPCAFSMGNPSYPSRSVKWVVPYAPGGATDLLSRLICQRLSDRLGQTFVVENKPGAGSNIGTQAVITSAPDGYTLLLTSTANAINASFDPALAYDFSKGIAPVAGVARIPLVLVVNNDLPVNNVADFIAYARANPGKMSVASSGIGTSLHLSGELFKSMAGVQFTHVPYRGSAPGLTDVMSGQIQGMFDNVTSSFELVRAGKLRALGVTTRERSEILPDVPPIAETLAGYETSSFYGVGAPHDTPREIIDLLNREIDAALSDAEIKARVAELGAIPLHGNADAFGGMLGEETARWRKIVELSGARKE; encoded by the coding sequence ATGATCACCAGACGCCACTTCCTTCAGACCGCCGCCTGTGCAGCGGCCGCGCTCGCCGCGCCGTGCGCATTTTCCATGGGGAATCCGTCCTATCCGTCACGCAGCGTGAAATGGGTGGTGCCCTATGCGCCGGGCGGCGCCACCGACCTGCTGTCGCGGCTGATCTGCCAGCGACTGTCCGACCGGCTCGGCCAGACCTTCGTGGTCGAGAACAAGCCCGGCGCGGGCAGCAATATCGGCACCCAGGCGGTGATCACCTCGGCCCCCGACGGCTACACACTGCTGCTCACCTCGACCGCGAACGCGATCAACGCGTCGTTCGACCCCGCGCTGGCTTATGATTTCAGCAAGGGCATCGCACCCGTTGCGGGCGTCGCACGCATTCCGCTGGTGCTGGTCGTCAACAATGATCTTCCGGTGAATAACGTCGCCGACTTCATCGCCTACGCCAGGGCCAATCCCGGCAAGATGTCGGTCGCCTCGTCCGGCATCGGCACCTCGCTGCATCTCTCCGGCGAACTGTTCAAGTCGATGGCCGGCGTGCAGTTCACTCACGTGCCCTATCGCGGCTCCGCGCCGGGACTGACCGACGTGATGAGCGGCCAGATCCAGGGCATGTTCGACAACGTTACCTCGTCCTTCGAGCTGGTCCGCGCCGGCAAGCTGCGCGCGCTGGGCGTCACCACGCGCGAGCGCTCGGAGATTTTGCCGGACGTGCCGCCGATCGCGGAGACGCTTGCCGGCTACGAGACTTCATCGTTCTATGGCGTCGGCGCCCCGCACGACACCCCGCGCGAGATTATCGATCTCCTCAATCGCGAGATCGATGCGGCCCTGTCCGATGCGGAGATCAAGGCCCGCGTCGCCGAGCTCGGCGCCATCCCGCTGCACGGCAACGCCGATGCGTTCGGCGGCATGCTGGGCGAAGAGACTGCGCGCTGGCGCAAAATTGTCGAGCTGTCGGGCGCGAGAAAGGAGTAA
- a CDS encoding acyl carrier protein, producing MSVRSKVIEAIQQIAKEQHVALPTLTDDLSLHETGFDSLAFAILVARLEDETGVDPFTISEDAAFPATVGDFVRAYENVPA from the coding sequence ATGTCGGTAAGGTCTAAGGTTATTGAAGCGATCCAGCAGATCGCCAAGGAACAGCACGTCGCGCTTCCCACACTCACGGACGATCTGTCCCTGCACGAGACGGGCTTCGACTCGCTTGCCTTCGCGATCCTGGTCGCGCGCCTCGAGGACGAGACCGGCGTCGATCCCTTCACCATTTCCGAGGACGCCGCGTTCCCCGCCACCGTGGGCGATTTCGTGCGGGCCTACGAAAATGTCCCCGCGTGA
- a CDS encoding class I adenylate-forming enzyme family protein encodes MSPREIFALRDHLGAELKGRTLSDAHDVVSLTDMLSLTVLGGRLRELSGRAVLLKLSDQLRSGLAMIELDGIARRMLLCPPDLNPAHLDALSADAGIDAVVTDEPDRWANTNVALVVTTQFPLQSATPAQTERATEWLMLTSGTSGVPKIVGHTLEALTGAIVAEGPARGPAPVWATFYDIRRYGGLQIFLRAILSSGSMVLSDPHEPLADHVKRLKARGVSHISGTPSHWRKLLMSGSAAQFAPGYVRLSGEIADQAVLDALKAAFPGSSVGHAYASTEAGVGFAVNDGLEGFPANYLGNRNGVEMKVVDGSLRIRSNRTAHAYIGRDAAALTDSDGFVDSGDMVELRGDRYYFVGRRGGIINIGGLKVHPEEIEAAINRHPDVRMSRAKSRKSPITGGIVVADVILADGTDPARAKEIRDQILDQCRAQLSSHKVPAVIRFVETLDVTPAGKLARSDA; translated from the coding sequence ATGTCCCCGCGTGAGATCTTTGCGCTTCGCGACCATCTCGGCGCGGAACTGAAGGGCCGCACGCTGTCGGACGCGCACGATGTCGTCTCGCTGACGGACATGCTGTCGCTGACGGTCCTGGGCGGCCGCCTGCGCGAGCTCTCGGGCCGCGCGGTGCTGCTGAAATTGTCCGACCAGCTGCGGTCGGGCCTTGCCATGATCGAGCTCGACGGTATCGCCCGCCGCATGCTGCTTTGCCCGCCGGATCTCAACCCGGCGCATCTCGATGCCCTGAGCGCGGATGCCGGGATCGATGCCGTCGTCACCGACGAGCCCGATCGCTGGGCCAATACCAATGTGGCGCTGGTCGTCACCACTCAATTTCCGCTCCAATCCGCCACTCCGGCGCAGACCGAACGCGCGACCGAATGGCTGATGCTGACCTCGGGCACCTCGGGCGTTCCGAAAATCGTCGGCCATACGCTGGAAGCGCTGACCGGCGCGATCGTCGCCGAGGGACCCGCGCGCGGGCCGGCGCCGGTCTGGGCGACGTTCTATGACATCCGCCGCTATGGCGGCCTGCAAATCTTCCTCCGTGCCATTCTCTCGAGCGGTTCGATGGTGCTGTCGGACCCGCACGAGCCGCTGGCCGATCACGTGAAGCGGCTGAAGGCGCGCGGTGTCTCCCACATCTCCGGCACGCCTTCGCACTGGCGCAAGCTCCTGATGAGCGGCTCGGCCGCGCAATTCGCGCCGGGTTACGTCCGTCTCTCCGGCGAGATCGCCGATCAGGCGGTGCTCGACGCCCTGAAGGCCGCATTCCCGGGATCGTCCGTCGGTCACGCCTATGCCTCGACCGAGGCCGGTGTCGGCTTCGCCGTCAATGACGGACTGGAAGGTTTTCCGGCAAACTATCTCGGCAATCGCAACGGCGTCGAGATGAAGGTCGTCGACGGCTCGCTCCGCATCCGCTCGAACCGCACCGCGCATGCCTATATCGGCCGTGATGCTGCGGCGCTGACCGATAGCGATGGTTTCGTCGACAGCGGCGACATGGTCGAGCTGCGCGGCGATCGTTACTATTTCGTTGGCCGCCGCGGTGGCATCATCAATATCGGCGGCCTGAAGGTCCATCCCGAGGAGATCGAGGCCGCGATCAACCGTCATCCCGATGTGCGGATGTCGCGAGCCAAATCGCGGAAGAGCCCGATCACCGGCGGCATCGTGGTCGCCGACGTGATCCTCGCCGACGGTACCGATCCGGCGCGGGCCAAGGAGATCCGAGATCAAATTCTGGATCAGTGCCGCGCGCAGCTCTCTTCCCACAAGGTGCCGGCGGTGATCCGCTTCGTCGAAACGCTCGACGTCACCCCGGCCGGAAAATTGGCGCGCAGCGATGCATAA
- a CDS encoding SDR family NAD(P)-dependent oxidoreductase, producing MHNVLVTGGSRGIGLAIGKRLVGAGYNVIAAARRESEELKAAIAESEGRLHFRACDLAVIDAIPAFAKLVRDEFGPIFGLVNNAGLGTEGLLATMHNSEIEALVQLNVLSPIILTKYVARQMMADGAGRIINISSIIATTGYNGLSVYGATKAAATGFTRSLAREVGKLGITVNAIAPGFIDTELTHNLSEEARKRIAGRSALRRLPETDDVARMVEYLLGEGGRNTTGTVFTIDAGNTA from the coding sequence ATGCATAATGTTCTCGTCACCGGCGGTAGCCGCGGCATCGGCCTTGCCATCGGCAAGCGCCTGGTTGGCGCCGGCTACAACGTGATCGCGGCGGCGCGGCGCGAGAGCGAGGAGCTCAAGGCCGCGATCGCCGAGTCCGAAGGACGTCTGCATTTCCGCGCCTGCGACCTCGCCGTCATCGATGCGATCCCGGCCTTCGCAAAGCTGGTGCGCGACGAGTTTGGCCCGATCTTTGGCCTCGTCAACAATGCCGGCCTCGGCACCGAGGGCCTGCTCGCCACCATGCACAATTCCGAGATCGAGGCACTGGTGCAGCTCAACGTGCTGTCGCCGATCATTCTCACCAAATATGTCGCGCGTCAGATGATGGCGGATGGTGCGGGCCGCATCATCAACATCTCCTCGATCATCGCGACGACGGGCTATAACGGGCTCTCGGTCTATGGAGCGACCAAGGCCGCCGCCACCGGATTCACCCGCTCGCTCGCGCGCGAGGTCGGCAAGCTCGGCATCACGGTGAATGCGATCGCGCCCGGTTTCATCGACACCGAGCTCACGCACAATCTGTCCGAGGAGGCTCGCAAGCGCATCGCCGGCCGCAGCGCGCTGCGCCGGCTGCCCGAGACCGACGACGTCGCGCGCATGGTGGAATATCTGCTCGGCGAAGGCGGGCGTAATACGACGGGCACGGTGTTCACGATCGACGCCGGCAACACGGCGTAA
- a CDS encoding DUF3095 domain-containing protein, producing the protein MTSGESFYGAIPVFRGFTSLMDPALYSPLPEDWSIGVADIVDSTKAIAAQRYKAVNMAGAAVIAAVTNALEGREFPFVFGGDGASFAVAPRDLDRAREALAATAAWVREDLDLMMRVALVPVSAIRAQGLDVRVARFGPSANLSYAMFSGGGLNWADAAMKRGEFAITEAPAGTHPDLSGLSCRFEVIPASRGLILSVLVMPARGADPTAFRKVIEDIIQLVERSPDAGRPVPPQGPPLTWPPQGLDYEARAKRGGSLFTRRAAVLAYTLFAYLLMHFDIKAGGFVPKVYKRQVVENSDFRKYDDGLRMILDCTPELERDLSDRLATAARAGIVRYGLYQQDAAMMTCFTPSALRSDHVHFIDGARGGYASAATALKAMPADAS; encoded by the coding sequence ATGACATCAGGCGAATCCTTCTACGGCGCCATTCCCGTCTTTCGCGGGTTCACCAGCCTGATGGACCCTGCGCTGTATTCGCCGTTGCCGGAGGACTGGAGCATTGGCGTCGCCGATATCGTCGATTCCACCAAGGCGATTGCGGCGCAGCGTTACAAGGCGGTCAACATGGCCGGCGCCGCCGTGATCGCGGCGGTCACGAACGCGCTGGAGGGGCGCGAATTCCCCTTCGTGTTCGGTGGCGATGGCGCGAGCTTTGCGGTGGCGCCCCGCGATCTCGACCGCGCCCGCGAAGCATTGGCCGCGACCGCGGCCTGGGTGCGGGAGGATCTCGATCTCATGATGCGCGTTGCGCTGGTGCCGGTGAGCGCCATCCGCGCGCAAGGCCTGGATGTGCGAGTCGCGCGGTTCGGCCCGTCGGCCAATTTGTCCTATGCGATGTTCTCCGGCGGTGGGCTGAACTGGGCCGACGCCGCGATGAAGCGTGGCGAGTTCGCCATCACCGAAGCGCCCGCCGGCACGCATCCGGATCTCTCGGGCCTGTCTTGCCGGTTCGAGGTGATTCCGGCCTCGCGCGGACTGATCCTGTCGGTGCTGGTGATGCCGGCGCGCGGTGCGGATCCGACGGCATTCCGAAAAGTGATCGAGGACATCATCCAGCTGGTCGAGCGCAGCCCGGATGCTGGCCGTCCCGTGCCGCCGCAGGGGCCGCCGCTGACGTGGCCGCCGCAGGGATTGGACTATGAAGCCCGCGCGAAACGCGGCGGCTCGTTGTTCACGCGTCGCGCCGCCGTGCTCGCCTACACGCTTTTCGCCTATCTCCTGATGCACTTCGACATCAAAGCCGGCGGCTTCGTGCCGAAGGTCTACAAGCGCCAGGTGGTCGAGAACTCCGACTTCCGAAAATATGACGACGGCCTGCGCATGATTCTCGATTGTACCCCTGAGCTCGAACGCGACCTGAGCGATCGTCTTGCGACGGCCGCACGCGCCGGCATCGTGCGCTATGGCCTCTATCAGCAGGACGCCGCGATGATGACTTGCTTCACGCCCTCGGCGCTGCGCAGCGATCACGTCCACTTCATCGATGGCGCGCGGGGCGGCTACGCATCGGCAGCGACGGCGTTGAAGGCGATGCCGGCGGACGCGAGTTAG